The following proteins are co-located in the Dyadobacter chenwenxiniae genome:
- a CDS encoding DUF4249 family protein, with translation MNIYGKLGALLLLIGLLNSCTDVIDVNVPNGGARLVVDASIKWQKGTTGKTQTINLRKSTAFFDKNPDVPVTGASVTVTKENDGSVFVFADQNNGSYTATDFVPELNASYTLKILYNGNSYTATETLIAAPVINRVEQKIEGSDGDKEIVLQVFFDDPGAVKNYYLGEFTPSNPPLPSLAVISDKFSDGNENYIENDNENNVAGVTVGINVYGISKRYYDYLNILIQQSGSDEGGPFPTIPVPLKGNCTNVNDSNEEVLGYFRLGEFDTTSYRVN, from the coding sequence ATGAATATATACGGCAAGTTAGGGGCACTCCTTCTATTAATAGGACTTTTAAATTCTTGTACCGATGTCATCGACGTTAATGTCCCAAACGGCGGGGCACGATTGGTGGTTGATGCGTCTATTAAGTGGCAAAAAGGTACTACGGGAAAAACACAAACCATTAATCTAAGAAAATCAACTGCTTTTTTTGATAAGAATCCAGATGTTCCTGTTACGGGTGCTTCAGTAACAGTAACCAAAGAAAACGACGGGTCGGTATTTGTGTTTGCCGACCAGAATAATGGTAGTTACACTGCAACCGATTTTGTCCCGGAATTAAACGCATCGTACACTTTGAAAATCCTTTACAACGGCAACTCCTACACGGCAACCGAAACCTTAATTGCAGCACCTGTTATTAATCGGGTTGAACAAAAGATTGAAGGTTCTGATGGTGACAAGGAAATTGTGCTTCAGGTATTTTTTGACGACCCCGGAGCTGTTAAAAATTATTATTTAGGAGAATTTACCCCGTCTAATCCACCACTGCCGTCTCTTGCAGTTATTAGCGATAAATTTTCAGATGGCAACGAAAATTATATTGAGAACGATAATGAAAACAATGTTGCCGGAGTAACTGTAGGAATTAATGTGTATGGTATTTCAAAACGATATTATGACTATTTAAACATATTGATTCAGCAATCTGGAAGTGATGAAGGCGGGCCTTTTCCAACTATCCCCGTTCCGTTAAAAGGAAACTGTACTAATGTCAATGATTCTAACGAAGAAGTATTGGGATATTTTAGGCTGGGTGAATTTGATACTACCTCATATAGGGTAAATTAG
- a CDS encoding TonB-dependent receptor yields the protein MKKTSQLKPLRSRKRQALFTVMMLCPVFLFAQTKYTISGVVKDVGNGETLSGATVLLKGTSIGSTTNEYGFYSITAPEGNYTLTISYLGFTTFERAIDLNSNQKLNIELKEDDAQLDEVVITAEESKKVDLQTPQMSVARLSTKDIKQMPVVLGEVDLIKSIQLLPGVTNAGEGASGFNVRGGAEDQNLILLDEAIIYNASHLFGFFSVFNADAIKDVKLYKGGIPARFGGRASSVLDIRQKDGNSKAFELTGGIGAISSRLAAEGPMFKDKGSFLIAGRASYVNIFLALAKESSRAGFYDLNLKTNYEINEKNKLYLSGYLGNDNFNLAGLFTNSYGNLSGNLRWNHIFNNKLFSNVSLIYSRYNYNLEIPIEGIDWTSDISNYNMRYDFGYYASDKLKFDFGVNGIYYNFNPGRLNPLNATSGVNPEKLDDKFAFEAGVYASLEHKISGKLTAEYGLRLSYFNRLGKQPLNNYANNLPVIYNEELGIYERAEPISSTNYGKGKSIATFNNLEPRFALSYQLNENSSFKASYNRVAQYLHLISNTSSATPLDVWAPSGKFIEPQMADQYAVGYFRNLNENMFSIEAEAYYKTIDNRIDYINGAELIAQNTIETEILTGEARAYGLEFLLRKNQGDFTGWVSYTLSKSQQRTPGGAAGGAGINNGKWYNSNWDRTHDFEFTGSYKLNEKWRFGANMVFQTGRPVTYPNGQFIYNGLSVATYSERNADRLPAYHRLDLSATLTPRKNKDRKWQGEWVFGIYNAYNRSNAASISFGQNHQTGVSEATRTSIFGIVPSVTYNFNF from the coding sequence ATGAAAAAAACAAGTCAATTAAAACCCCTTAGGTCAAGAAAAAGACAGGCCTTATTTACGGTGATGATGTTGTGCCCAGTATTCCTTTTTGCACAAACAAAATATACAATTAGTGGTGTAGTCAAGGATGTTGGCAACGGTGAAACACTCTCGGGGGCAACTGTCCTTTTAAAAGGTACTTCCATTGGAAGCACGACCAATGAATATGGTTTTTATTCTATCACAGCACCTGAAGGTAATTATACCTTAACCATTTCCTATTTAGGATTTACAACTTTTGAAAGGGCAATAGACCTTAACTCTAATCAAAAGCTCAACATTGAGCTTAAAGAAGATGACGCTCAATTAGATGAAGTAGTCATCACAGCTGAAGAATCAAAGAAAGTTGACCTTCAAACACCGCAAATGAGTGTGGCAAGACTCTCAACTAAGGATATCAAACAGATGCCTGTCGTGTTGGGTGAGGTAGATTTGATCAAGTCCATTCAATTGCTGCCAGGTGTTACCAACGCCGGCGAAGGCGCATCGGGCTTCAATGTACGCGGTGGTGCAGAAGACCAAAATCTAATTCTTTTGGATGAAGCAATTATTTACAACGCCTCCCATTTGTTTGGTTTCTTCTCAGTATTTAATGCTGATGCCATTAAGGATGTTAAACTTTATAAGGGAGGCATTCCTGCACGTTTTGGAGGGCGGGCTTCTTCTGTACTGGATATACGTCAAAAAGACGGAAATAGTAAAGCATTTGAACTCACTGGCGGTATTGGTGCTATTTCCAGTCGCTTGGCGGCGGAAGGGCCAATGTTTAAGGACAAAGGCTCGTTTCTTATCGCTGGTCGAGCTTCTTATGTAAATATATTTTTAGCCTTGGCCAAGGAGAGTAGTAGAGCCGGATTTTACGATTTGAATCTGAAAACGAATTATGAAATTAATGAGAAGAATAAACTATATCTATCTGGTTATCTAGGGAATGATAACTTTAACCTGGCAGGCTTGTTCACTAATTCATACGGAAACCTCTCAGGAAACTTGCGATGGAATCATATTTTTAATAACAAGTTATTCTCCAATGTATCCTTAATATACAGTCGTTATAATTATAATCTGGAAATTCCCATTGAAGGAATTGATTGGACCTCAGATATAAGCAATTATAATATGCGCTATGACTTTGGGTATTATGCAAGCGATAAATTAAAATTTGACTTTGGAGTAAATGGCATTTATTACAACTTTAATCCGGGCAGGCTCAACCCTTTGAATGCAACTTCGGGTGTTAATCCGGAGAAATTGGACGATAAATTTGCTTTTGAAGCTGGGGTTTATGCAAGTTTAGAACATAAGATTTCTGGAAAACTCACCGCTGAATATGGGTTGCGTCTTAGTTACTTTAATCGGCTGGGAAAGCAACCATTAAATAATTACGCCAATAATTTACCAGTCATTTACAACGAAGAATTAGGAATCTATGAGCGTGCCGAACCCATTTCCAGTACCAATTACGGTAAGGGGAAAAGCATAGCTACATTCAATAATTTAGAGCCTCGGTTTGCACTTTCATATCAGCTTAATGAGAACTCTTCTTTTAAAGCAAGTTATAACCGGGTTGCTCAATACCTGCATCTAATTTCCAATACCTCATCAGCCACGCCATTAGATGTTTGGGCACCTAGCGGAAAGTTTATTGAACCACAAATGGCAGACCAATATGCTGTCGGCTATTTCAGAAATTTAAACGAAAATATGTTTTCGATCGAAGCCGAAGCCTATTACAAAACGATCGACAACAGGATAGATTATATTAACGGCGCAGAGCTTATAGCACAAAACACCATTGAAACCGAAATTTTGACTGGTGAAGCCCGAGCTTATGGATTAGAGTTTCTATTGCGGAAAAACCAAGGCGATTTTACAGGCTGGGTGTCATATACGTTGTCAAAATCGCAACAGCGCACACCCGGAGGAGCAGCCGGCGGAGCAGGTATTAACAACGGGAAATGGTATAACTCTAACTGGGACAGAACCCACGACTTTGAGTTTACCGGAAGTTACAAACTCAACGAAAAATGGCGATTTGGGGCGAATATGGTATTCCAGACAGGACGACCTGTTACCTATCCTAACGGACAGTTTATATACAACGGATTATCCGTGGCGACTTATTCCGAAAGGAATGCAGACCGATTGCCGGCCTACCACAGACTAGACCTTTCTGCAACCTTAACACCTCGAAAAAATAAAGATAGAAAATGGCAGGGAGAATGGGTATTTGGCATATACAACGCTTATAACCGAAGTAATGCAGCCTCTATTTCTTTTGGTCAAAATCACCAGACAGGTGTATCTGAAGCCACTCGTACTTCCATATTTGGTATCGTGCCTTCAGTAACATACAATTTTAATTTTTAA
- a CDS encoding RNA polymerase sigma factor, which produces MLFRRKALFDEQDLSSILDACKDGNAQAQRCLIRQFAGYAKSISLRYAATFEEAEEIVNDCFLKVFNNLHSYDKAQPFKAWFRTIAINTAIDHYRKNLKWQGQLSLDDLEVADWSDDILSEISAQEILIMVQRLPPAYRMVFTLFVIDGYSHKEIANMLGIQEGTSKSNLRDARRKLQTMIKLNFPHLYQLYNWPNKGFNEN; this is translated from the coding sequence TTGCTATTTAGAAGGAAAGCTCTCTTTGATGAACAGGATCTGTCAAGCATTTTGGATGCCTGTAAGGATGGCAATGCTCAGGCCCAACGATGTCTGATCCGACAATTTGCAGGATATGCCAAAAGCATTTCGCTTCGATATGCAGCTACCTTTGAGGAAGCGGAAGAGATTGTCAATGACTGCTTTTTAAAAGTGTTTAATAATTTACATAGCTATGACAAAGCTCAACCTTTCAAAGCATGGTTTCGAACAATTGCTATTAATACGGCCATTGACCATTACCGAAAGAATCTCAAATGGCAGGGACAGCTTAGTCTGGATGATCTGGAAGTCGCGGACTGGAGTGATGACATTTTAAGCGAAATATCTGCCCAAGAAATATTGATAATGGTTCAACGCCTCCCACCCGCATATAGAATGGTTTTCACACTGTTTGTAATTGATGGGTATTCACATAAAGAAATAGCTAACATGCTTGGTATCCAGGAAGGAACATCAAAATCTAACCTGAGGGATGCCAGACGAAAGTTGCAGACAATGATAAAACTAAACTTTCCGCATTTGTATCAACTTTATAACTGGCCTAATAAGGGATTTAATGAAAACTGA
- a CDS encoding HEPN domain-containing protein: MKTSLSHLPQNKQDQLKALTQIVLDKVQAEMIILFGSYARGDWVEDYQEKYEYVSDFDILIVTKDKNSAKQVKKSRELEEELMANEDITRTSIIYHSIGFVNDKIERNYYFFVDILKEGIMLFDSGKFTLSEPKDLNPAQRVEKSTEEFEHWFEGASRFLETAYIQIEKTWYKEAAFLLHQATERYYAAVLLVFTDYKPRIHDIEILGNQVIKQHAEFTTVFPMTTEEEKRLFVLLKKAYIDARYNRNYKIEKGELEYLGSRVALLRDLTERLCRERIGQLGL, encoded by the coding sequence ATGAAAACTTCCCTCTCTCACCTCCCGCAAAACAAGCAAGACCAGCTAAAAGCACTCACCCAAATAGTACTAGACAAAGTCCAGGCTGAAATGATCATTCTCTTCGGCAGCTATGCGCGGGGTGACTGGGTCGAGGATTACCAGGAGAAGTATGAGTATGTAAGTGATTTTGACATTCTGATTGTCACCAAAGACAAAAATTCCGCCAAACAAGTCAAGAAATCGCGTGAGCTGGAAGAAGAACTGATGGCGAATGAGGACATCACCAGGACGAGCATTATCTACCACAGCATTGGTTTCGTGAATGACAAGATCGAACGGAATTACTACTTTTTCGTAGATATATTGAAAGAAGGAATCATGCTTTTTGATTCTGGGAAATTCACCTTATCTGAGCCGAAAGATCTAAATCCGGCGCAACGGGTCGAGAAATCTACTGAGGAATTTGAGCATTGGTTTGAGGGAGCCAGCCGGTTTTTGGAAACTGCGTATATCCAGATTGAAAAAACGTGGTACAAGGAAGCGGCCTTTTTACTTCATCAAGCTACGGAACGATACTACGCAGCTGTTCTGCTTGTTTTCACAGACTATAAGCCGAGAATCCATGACATTGAGATTCTTGGGAATCAGGTTATTAAACAGCATGCAGAATTTACTACTGTTTTTCCGATGACCACGGAGGAAGAAAAGCGGCTGTTTGTACTTCTCAAAAAGGCGTATATTGATGCCAGGTATAATAGGAATTACAAGATTGAGAAAGGGGAGTTGGAGTATTTGGGGAGTCGTGTGGCGTTGTTGAGGGATTTGACGGAACGGCTTTGTCGGGAGCGGATTGGGCAGCTTGGGTTATAG
- a CDS encoding helix-turn-helix domain-containing protein: protein MGKNRKHSVAFRLKVVKAYLAGDGINELSRRFKIAKSSVQKWIGHYKQGGGSSLLPQYGHNYTKEFKQQVVHAYQNQGLSLNECCFKFKIPSMSTLHVWIRQYEQFGIDGFITARGRPRSMKNKPKIIKTYGPLTRLEELENENLRLRAENDLLKKLDALIREKEAAQKKKR, encoded by the coding sequence ATGGGCAAAAACAGAAAACACAGTGTAGCTTTCAGGCTAAAGGTCGTTAAAGCCTATCTAGCCGGTGATGGTATCAATGAATTATCCAGACGCTTTAAGATTGCTAAATCCAGTGTGCAAAAATGGATTGGACATTATAAGCAAGGCGGGGGTTCAAGCCTTTTGCCGCAATACGGGCACAATTACACAAAAGAATTTAAGCAACAAGTCGTGCATGCTTATCAGAACCAGGGCTTATCTTTGAATGAGTGCTGCTTCAAATTTAAAATACCCAGCATGAGTACTTTACATGTCTGGATCAGGCAGTATGAGCAGTTTGGTATAGATGGTTTTATCACGGCCCGTGGCAGGCCCAGGTCTATGAAAAACAAACCCAAGATCATTAAAACATACGGTCCATTGACCCGATTGGAGGAGCTCGAAAACGAGAACCTGCGCCTGAGGGCAGAGAATGACTTGCTAAAAAAGCTGGATGCCTTAATCCGCGAGAAGGAAGCTGCGCAAAAGAAAAAGCGTTGA
- a CDS encoding IS3 family transposase, which produces MTIHGLRQKYPLELLLDLFEIPRSNFYYHIKNSAADSKYKDARRQIRQVYDRHKGRFGYRRITMTIRKMGSNINHKTVLKLMKAMDLKSLVRAKKYRSYKGQTGKVAPNILNRDFKSIKPSQKWATDVSEFRVKDKKLFLSPIIDLFNGEIISYSLSESANFKQVTQMLKTAFKKINKPESLVLHSDQG; this is translated from the coding sequence TTGACAATCCATGGGTTAAGGCAGAAATACCCGCTTGAATTGCTTTTGGACCTCTTTGAAATACCCAGAAGTAATTTCTACTACCATATTAAAAATAGCGCTGCCGACAGCAAGTATAAAGACGCGCGAAGGCAGATCAGGCAAGTTTATGATCGGCATAAGGGAAGGTTCGGCTACCGTCGCATTACAATGACTATCCGTAAGATGGGCAGCAACATCAACCATAAAACGGTCTTAAAGCTGATGAAGGCCATGGACCTTAAATCGCTGGTCCGCGCCAAAAAGTACCGCTCTTACAAAGGTCAGACAGGCAAGGTAGCGCCCAACATCCTCAACAGGGATTTTAAATCTATAAAGCCATCACAGAAATGGGCAACGGATGTCTCTGAGTTCAGGGTGAAAGACAAAAAACTTTTTCTATCTCCTATTATTGATCTCTTTAATGGAGAAATCATCAGTTATAGCCTATCTGAATCGGCTAATTTCAAACAAGTCACACAAATGCTCAAAACCGCATTTAAAAAGATAAATAAGCCAGAAAGCCTGGTGCTACATTCGGATCAGGGATGA
- a CDS encoding IS3 family transposase, whose protein sequence is MSEYQKMLKSKGITQSMSRKGNCLDNAIIENFFGTIKSELFYLNKYQSIDELKKDIKDYIHYYNKDRIRLNLNGMSPAQYRAHHTNR, encoded by the coding sequence ATGAGTGAATATCAAAAAATGCTCAAATCAAAAGGCATTACCCAAAGTATGTCCAGAAAAGGCAATTGCCTGGACAACGCTATTATTGAAAACTTTTTTGGAACAATTAAATCGGAATTGTTCTACCTGAACAAATATCAAAGCATTGATGAGCTCAAAAAAGACATCAAAGATTACATTCACTATTACAACAAAGATAGGATCAGGCTTAATTTAAATGGAATGAGCCCGGCTCAATACCGGGCTCATCACACTAATCGTTAA